A single window of Aquarana catesbeiana isolate 2022-GZ linkage group LG10, ASM4218655v1, whole genome shotgun sequence DNA harbors:
- the KIRREL2 gene encoding kin of IRRE-like protein 2: protein MDGYDTLLLSLLLTTLHASFAAHFAQQPSDQVVVAGKSVTLPCIVAGYRGTVQWTMDGLALGAERDLPGWSRYSIVGDPGSGEHNLHIENVELSDDAIYECQATQAALRSQRAHLSVLVPPGDPLIRGAPVLNVLLDTPFNLTCLAPAAKPAADIIWYHDGRQLNGASYSKHLQSDGKSEDAISSLLITPSFADAGSSYMCHARNSAMPEGRERSVKLSVQYPPKVTLSVNPPTVSEGSAVTFLCSAVSNPEVTTYRWAKGGVPISVSEDRYHVTVDHTFFTAPVSCEVSNSVGSSNVSTAVNVLFGPRLLTEPRPMEVDVGGDASFFCGWTGNPTPTQFWNKKGSTEVLSNGNTLSLNKVTREDAGTYVCKAIVPRIGTMEKEVTLTVRGPPVISSGTSYESVLGGKARLECLVETTPIPDRIVWTWDKHSLDEGSLGRFSVETRVTNNDAVSFLIIDGTEPSDYTMQYNCTAINQFGEDSLIISLREEATLPLMLLLIALGLGTLCLFVLVTICVLCCRRPRKEVKDTQILAVEVSGSEHSDRHPSDSEEDLKEPLHTDTESQRTLQTEHSDIPDDSQDPTNGYYKVRAHDDSRPTTVAYPEFSSPPRPLYSATTSLSPLCPTPSLPGAPKLYDYAHRYATTPRQGSERIHIPQGPCSISTGPSSQPAPYARAFCSYVRPDRFETLESGPTRLSYASLSTHCDYGRPAQQRMQTHV from the exons GTTTCGCAGCTCACTTCGCACAGCAGCCGTCGGATCAGGTGGTCGTTGCCGGCAAGTCGGTGACTCTACCCTGCATTGTGGCTGGCTACCGAGGGACGGTGCAGTGGACGATGGATGGTTTGGCGCTGGGAGCGGAGCGAGATCTTCCag GTTGGTCTCGTTACTCCATTGTTGGAGATCCGGGTTCGGGGGAACACAACCTGCACATCGAGAATGTGGAGCTCAGCGATGACGCCATCTATGAATGCCAGGCGACCCAGGCGGCCCTGAGGTCACAGCGAGCGCACCTGTCCGTTCTGG TTCCTCCCGGAGACCCTTTGATACGCGGAGCTCCCGTACTCAACGTATTGCTCGACACCCCCTTTAACCTCACCTGTTTGGCTCCCGCTGCAAAACCGGCGGCTGATATAATTTGGTACCATGACGGCAGGCAACTGAACGGAGCAAGTTACTCCAAG CACTTGCAATCGGACGGCAAGAGCGAGGACGCCATCAGCAGTCTCCTAATTACGCCGAGCTTTGCTGATGCAGGATCCAGCTACATGTGCCACGCCAGGAACTCCGCCATGCCCGAAGGGCGAGAAAGATCGGTGAAGTTGAGCGTGCAAT ATCCCCCCAAGGTGACGCTTTCCGTGAATCCTCCAACTGTCTCAGAAGGGAGCGCTGTGACTTTCCTGTGCAGTGCTGTGTCAAACCCGGAGGTGACAACCTATAGGTGGGCCAAGGGTGGAGTTCCAATTTCCGTCTCAGAAGACCGCTACCATGTGACCGTGGACcacaccttcttcaccgctcctgtgTCCTGCGAGGTCTCCAACAGCGTTGGAAGCAGCAACGTTAGCACAGCCGTGAATGTTCTGT TTGGACCGCGTCTCCTGACAGAACCGCGTCCGATGGAGGTAGACGTTGGTGGAGACGCATCCTTTTTTTGCGGATGGACTGGAAATCCAACACCAACCCAGTTCTGGAACAAGAAAGGCTCCACAGAG GTGCTGAGCAATGGCAACACCCTATCGCTAAACAAGGTGACCCGGGAAGATGCAGGAACCTACGTGTGCAAAGCCATCGTCCCACGTATTGGAACCATGGAGAAAGAAGTGACTCTGACCGTGAGAG GGCCACCTGTCATCAGCAGTGGAACAAGCTATGAAAGTGTCCTTGGAGGAAAAGCACGGCTGGAATGTCTTGTTGAAACCACACCGATACCGGACAGAATT GTCTGGACGTGGGACAAGCACAGTCTAGACGAAGGCTCTTTGGGGCGCTTCTCGGTGGAGACACGAGTGACAAACAACGACGCTGTCTCTTTCCTTATTATTGATGGAACAGAGCCTTCCGATTATACCATGCAGTACAACTGCACCGCCATCAATCAGTTTGGCGAGGATTCCTTGATTATCTCCCTGAGAGAGGAAG CTACATTGCCTCTGATGCTCCTGCTGATCGCTTTGGGTTTGGGGACGCTCTGCctctttgtactggtgaccatCTGCGTTCTTTGCTGTCGGCGACCACGGAAAG AGGTAAAGGACACACAGATACTAGCCGTCGAGGTTTCAGGGAGTGAACATAGCGATAGACACCCGAGCGACTCTGAAGAAGACCTCAAAGAACCATTG cacACCGATACAGAATCTCAGAGAACTTTACAGACGGAACACAGCGACATCCCTGACGACTCTCAG GACCCAACAAATGGCTACTACAAAGTCCGAGCCCATGATGACTCCCGCCCAACCACAGTTGCCTATCCAGAGTTTTCCTCACCTCCTCGGCCTCTGTATTCTGCAACCACAAGTCTCAGCCCGCTCTGCCCCACTCCATCTCTACCCGGAGCTCCAAAACTCTATGACTATGCTCACCGATACGCCACCACCCCGCGCCAAGGGAGTGAAAGGATCCATATACCCCAAGGTCCTTGCAGTATATCTACGGGCCCCAGTAGCCAACCGGCACCTTACGCCAGAGCGTTCTGCAGTTACGTCCGCCCAGACCGATTCGAGACCCTGGAATCGGGCCCCACGCGGCTCTCCTACGCCTCACTCTCCACGCACTGTGACTACGGCCGACCAGCACAACAGCGCATGCAAACTCACGTGTGA